From a region of the Neodiprion fabricii isolate iyNeoFabr1 chromosome 7, iyNeoFabr1.1, whole genome shotgun sequence genome:
- the LOC124186983 gene encoding lysosomal Pro-X carboxypeptidase isoform X1: MMDLPTAFGLINALFCCYITSASSIEYGKFKPAQNQAVEDIKYDFVIKKFRVPLDHFSFSMNATFEMRYLVNDTWQRGNDPPIFFYTGNEGDIELFAQNTGFMWEIAPTFGACLIFAEHRYYGKSMPFGNESYSDSSHLGYLTSQQALADYADLISFLKSASNMRHSSVIVFGGSYGGMLSAWMRMKYPHLVKGAIAASAPILQFTGITECGAFARVVTSDFRIAHPECPQTILKSWTAIANVTSTENGRKWFSENWKLCQPLKNSSDIKVLKDFLTDIYGNLAMVNYPYASNFLAPLPAYPISKVCSYLTNSNQNDMALLLDLNKAISVFTNGTGNSKCLSVSENSSPNLDSKGWSYQSCTEMVMPMCTNGVDDMFEKIPWDFKKFSDDCYQNFKSRPQPYLACEEYGCQDLSAASNIVFSNGLLDPWSTGGVLSNVSSSTVAILIPEGAHHLDLRASNPHDPSSVIQTRQIHCNFIKKWIHEHWVPVDDKNTVQYEIISV, encoded by the exons ATGATGGATCTCCCTACTGCTTTTGGTTTAATAAATGCATTATTCTGTTGTTACATTACTTCTGCTAGCTCAATAGAATATGGTAAATTTAAACCAGCTCAAAACCAGGCAGTAGAAGACATCAAGTATGACTTTGTGATCAAAAAGTTTCGAGTACCC CTCGAtcatttcagtttttcaatgAACGCTACATTTGAGATGCGATACCTTGTTAACGACACATGGCAGAGGGGCAATGATCCACCTATATTCTTTTACACAGGAAATGAAGGGGACATCGAACTCTTTGCTCAAAATACG GGTTTTATGTGGGAAATTGCACCAACCTTTGGCGCATGTTTAATCTTTGCTGAGCATCGCTATTACGGAAAATCTATGCCGTTTGGTAACGAATCTTATTCAGATTCTAGTCATCTCGGATATTTAACAAGCCAACAAGCCTTAGCTGATTACGCTGACTTGATAAGTTTTCTAAAATCAGCTTCGAACATGAGACATAGCTCTGTCATTGTATTTGGAGGCTCTTACGGTGGAATGCTTAGCGCATGGATGCGGATGAAGTATCCACACCTTGTCAAAGG agcAATCGCAGCTTCGGCTCCGATCCTGCAATTCACTGGTATCACCGAATGCGGCGCATTTGCGAGAGTCGTCACATCAGATTTTCGCATTGCCCATCCAGAATGTCCGCAAACAATTCTCAAATCGTGGACAGCAATCGCAAACGTCACCTCAACTG aaaatgGGAGGAAATGGTTTtcagaaaattggaaattgtGCCAgccgttgaaaaattcatcagaCATCAAAGTGCTGAAGGACTTTCTGACCGATATTTACGGAAATTTAGCAATGGTAAACTATCCATACGCGTCAAACTTCTTAGCGCCATTACCTGCGTATCCAATATCT AAAGTCTGCAGCTACTTGACGAACTCGAATCAGAACGACATGGCGCTTCTTCTTGATCTCAACAAAGCGATTAGTGTGTTTACAAATGGCACAGGAAACAGCAAGTGCTTATCTGTGAGCGAAAACTCTTCTCCAAATCTGGATAGCAAAGGGTGGTCGTATCAATCTTGCACAGAGATGGTCATGCCCATGTGTACCAATGGCGTGGATGAcatgttcgaaaaaattccttgggatttcaagaaatttagcGACGACTGCTACCAGAATTTCAAGTCAAGACCCCAGCCTTATCTAGCCTGCGAGGAATATGGATGTCAGGATCTATCCGCAGCTAGTAACATCGTGTTTAG taatgGATTGTTGGACCCTTGGTCAACTGGTGGAGTTTTATCAAACGTTTCGTCATCGACAGTGGCAATTCTCATACCAGAAGGCGCTCACCATCTAGATCTCAGGGCAAGTAATCCCCATGATCCATCTAGCGTGATTCAGACGCGACAAATTCActgcaattttattaaaaagtggaTTCATGAGCATTGGGTACCtgttgatgataaaaatacagtacaatatgaaattataaGTGTTTGA
- the LOC124186983 gene encoding lysosomal Pro-X carboxypeptidase isoform X2, whose translation MNATFEMRYLVNDTWQRGNDPPIFFYTGNEGDIELFAQNTGFMWEIAPTFGACLIFAEHRYYGKSMPFGNESYSDSSHLGYLTSQQALADYADLISFLKSASNMRHSSVIVFGGSYGGMLSAWMRMKYPHLVKGAIAASAPILQFTGITECGAFARVVTSDFRIAHPECPQTILKSWTAIANVTSTENGRKWFSENWKLCQPLKNSSDIKVLKDFLTDIYGNLAMVNYPYASNFLAPLPAYPISKVCSYLTNSNQNDMALLLDLNKAISVFTNGTGNSKCLSVSENSSPNLDSKGWSYQSCTEMVMPMCTNGVDDMFEKIPWDFKKFSDDCYQNFKSRPQPYLACEEYGCQDLSAASNIVFSNGLLDPWSTGGVLSNVSSSTVAILIPEGAHHLDLRASNPHDPSSVIQTRQIHCNFIKKWIHEHWVPVDDKNTVQYEIISV comes from the exons atgAACGCTACATTTGAGATGCGATACCTTGTTAACGACACATGGCAGAGGGGCAATGATCCACCTATATTCTTTTACACAGGAAATGAAGGGGACATCGAACTCTTTGCTCAAAATACG GGTTTTATGTGGGAAATTGCACCAACCTTTGGCGCATGTTTAATCTTTGCTGAGCATCGCTATTACGGAAAATCTATGCCGTTTGGTAACGAATCTTATTCAGATTCTAGTCATCTCGGATATTTAACAAGCCAACAAGCCTTAGCTGATTACGCTGACTTGATAAGTTTTCTAAAATCAGCTTCGAACATGAGACATAGCTCTGTCATTGTATTTGGAGGCTCTTACGGTGGAATGCTTAGCGCATGGATGCGGATGAAGTATCCACACCTTGTCAAAGG agcAATCGCAGCTTCGGCTCCGATCCTGCAATTCACTGGTATCACCGAATGCGGCGCATTTGCGAGAGTCGTCACATCAGATTTTCGCATTGCCCATCCAGAATGTCCGCAAACAATTCTCAAATCGTGGACAGCAATCGCAAACGTCACCTCAACTG aaaatgGGAGGAAATGGTTTtcagaaaattggaaattgtGCCAgccgttgaaaaattcatcagaCATCAAAGTGCTGAAGGACTTTCTGACCGATATTTACGGAAATTTAGCAATGGTAAACTATCCATACGCGTCAAACTTCTTAGCGCCATTACCTGCGTATCCAATATCT AAAGTCTGCAGCTACTTGACGAACTCGAATCAGAACGACATGGCGCTTCTTCTTGATCTCAACAAAGCGATTAGTGTGTTTACAAATGGCACAGGAAACAGCAAGTGCTTATCTGTGAGCGAAAACTCTTCTCCAAATCTGGATAGCAAAGGGTGGTCGTATCAATCTTGCACAGAGATGGTCATGCCCATGTGTACCAATGGCGTGGATGAcatgttcgaaaaaattccttgggatttcaagaaatttagcGACGACTGCTACCAGAATTTCAAGTCAAGACCCCAGCCTTATCTAGCCTGCGAGGAATATGGATGTCAGGATCTATCCGCAGCTAGTAACATCGTGTTTAG taatgGATTGTTGGACCCTTGGTCAACTGGTGGAGTTTTATCAAACGTTTCGTCATCGACAGTGGCAATTCTCATACCAGAAGGCGCTCACCATCTAGATCTCAGGGCAAGTAATCCCCATGATCCATCTAGCGTGATTCAGACGCGACAAATTCActgcaattttattaaaaagtggaTTCATGAGCATTGGGTACCtgttgatgataaaaatacagtacaatatgaaattataaGTGTTTGA
- the LOC124186982 gene encoding kinesin-like protein KIF3A isoform X2 yields the protein MEGPGDNAAELGEIENVRVVVRVRPLNGKELDGHCKNITKVDSLNSEILVENPHAAPGEPPKLFSFDAVFDTDSSQVDIYNETARPIVDKVLQGYNGTILAYGQTGTGKTYTMSGAKTSPQLRGIIPNTFAHIFGHIAKADENQKFLVRATYLEIYNEEVRDLLGKDQNTRLEVKERPDIGVFVKDLSGYVVNNADDLDRIMTLGNKNRVVGATAMNVSSSRSHAIFTITVESSQLGDDGEQHVKMGKLHLVDLAGSERQSKTKATGVRLREATKINLSLSTLGNVISALVDGQSSHVPYRNSKLTRLLQDSLGGNSKTLMCANISPADMNYDETISTLRYANRAKNIKNRARINEDPKDALLRQFQVEIEELRKQLEENGTGVSESDPETEDSDDNFESKCDRKTRHRQSQILSMDQLEDGEVELREKMDKAERHDKSPDDKDVIELKRTQSEKEALREKMQNLQNKILVGGENLLEKAEAQEQLLAASAIELDQRKSREEQLKKAIEEKEAERIDIEEKYSSLQEEAAGKTKKLGRVYTMLMSAKAELSDLQQEHQREMEDLLEGVREIGRELQLHELVLNNYIPVQYQTMIERYVHWNEDIGEWQLKCVAYTGNNMRKAQATPSTGSNKDQPQPDLSNIYLSYNTGTESSLAQPKKLRGRSGVPRPTTAHRRPPR from the exons ATGGAAGGACCAGGG GATAATGCTGCGGAGCTGGGAGAGATTGAAAACGTTAGAGTGGTCGTTCGTGTTAGACCACTTAACGGAAAGGAGTTGGACGGTCACTGTAAGAATATAACAAAAGTTGACTCTCTGAACAGTGAAATATTGGTCGAAAATCCTCACGCTGCTCCCGGGGAACCACCAAAACTGTTTTCCTTCGACGCAGTTTTCGATACAGACTCATCACAGGTTGACATATACAACGAAACAGCCAGGCCGATCGTCGACAAGGTTCTTCAAGGCTACAATGGGACGATACTTGCTTACGGGCAAACGGGAACTGGTAAAACCTACACCATGTCTGGCGCCAAGACTTCCCCACAGCTAAGAGGCATCATTCCGAACACCTTTGCTCATATATTTGGCCACATCGCTAAGGCTGACGAAAATCAGAA GTTCTTAGTTCGCGCCACATACTTGGAGATTTACAACGAAGAAGTTAGAGATTTGTTAGGAAAGGATCAAAATACTCGTTTAGAAGTCAAAGAGAGACCGGACATTGGTGTATTCGTTAAAGACCTAAGCGGATATGTGGTCAATAATGCCGATGACTTGGACCGCATCATGACCCTAGGAAATAAGAATC gGGTTGTCGGCGCAACCGCGATGAACGTTTCCAGTTCTAGGTCCCATGCGATATTCACCATAACTGTCGAGTCCAGTCAACTAGGCGACGATGGAGAACAACACGTTAAAATGGGAAAACTTCACCTTGTAGATTTAGCT GGCTCAGAGAGGCAAAGTAAAACCAAAGCGACAGGAGTCCGTCTGAGAGAGGCTACAAAGATTAATTTGTCTCTGTCGACACTGGGCAATGTTATATCCGCACTTGTTGACGGACAAAGTTCACACGTCCCGTACAGAAACTCTAAACTAACAAGATTGCTGCAGGATTCGCTGGGTGGAAATTCGAAAACTTTAATG TGCGCAAACATTAGCCCTGCTGACATGAACTACGATGAAACTATAAGTACTCTAAGGTACGCCAATCGAgctaaaaatattaagaaccGAGCTAGAATTAACGAGGACCCCAAGGACGCCCTACTTCGCCAGTTCCAAGTTGAAATTGAAGAGCTGCGTAAACAACTCGAAGAAAATGGTACAGGAGTTTCTGAGTCTGATCCCGAGACCGAAGATTctgatgataattttgagtCGAAGTGTGATAGAAAAACCAGACATAGACAGAGCCAAATACTTTCAATGGATCAACTTGAAGATGGTGAAGTagaattgagagaaaaaatggaCAAGGCAGAGAGGCACGACAAAAGCCCAGATGACAAAGATGTCATCGAGCTAAAGAGAACGCA AAGCGAGAAAGAAGCGTTAAgggaaaaaatgcaaaacttGCAAAACAAAATTCTAGTCGGAGGTGAgaatttattggaaaaagcCGAGGCTCAGGAACAGCTACTCGCGGCATCTGCAATTGAGCTGGACCAAAGAAAGAGCCGAGAAGAACAGCTGAAGAAAGctattgaagaaaaagaggcTGAACGCATAGACATCGAAGAGAAATACTCGTCCCTGCAAGAAGAGGCTgcaggaaaaacaaaaaaattaggcAGAGTCTACACGATGCTGATGTCTGCCAAGGCGGAATTATCGGACTTGCAACAAGAGCATCAGCGAGAGATGGAAGATCTCCTGGAAGGTGTACGAGAAATTGGACGAGAATTACAACTGCACGAACTCGTTCTCAACAACTACATACCTGTTCAATATCAG ACGATGATCGAAAGGTACGTTCATTGGAACGAAGACATTGGGGAGTGGCAATTGAAATGCGTAGCGTACACAGGAAACAATATGAGAAAAGCACAAGCCACACCTTCGACCGGAAGCAACAAAGAT CAACCACAGCCTGATCTCTCTAACATCTACCTTTCGTACAACACGGGCACGGAAAGCAGTCTTGCCCAACCAAAAAAGTTGAGAGGTCGGTCGGGTGTTCCGAGGCCGACCACTGCTCATCGACGACCCCCTCGCTAA
- the LOC124186982 gene encoding kinesin-like protein KIF3A isoform X1, translated as MEGPGDNAAELGEIENVRVVVRVRPLNGKELDGHCKNITKVDSLNSEILVENPHAAPGEPPKLFSFDAVFDTDSSQVDIYNETARPIVDKVLQGYNGTILAYGQTGTGKTYTMSGAKTSPQLRGIIPNTFAHIFGHIAKADENQKLHFCRFLVRATYLEIYNEEVRDLLGKDQNTRLEVKERPDIGVFVKDLSGYVVNNADDLDRIMTLGNKNRVVGATAMNVSSSRSHAIFTITVESSQLGDDGEQHVKMGKLHLVDLAGSERQSKTKATGVRLREATKINLSLSTLGNVISALVDGQSSHVPYRNSKLTRLLQDSLGGNSKTLMCANISPADMNYDETISTLRYANRAKNIKNRARINEDPKDALLRQFQVEIEELRKQLEENGTGVSESDPETEDSDDNFESKCDRKTRHRQSQILSMDQLEDGEVELREKMDKAERHDKSPDDKDVIELKRTQSEKEALREKMQNLQNKILVGGENLLEKAEAQEQLLAASAIELDQRKSREEQLKKAIEEKEAERIDIEEKYSSLQEEAAGKTKKLGRVYTMLMSAKAELSDLQQEHQREMEDLLEGVREIGRELQLHELVLNNYIPVQYQTMIERYVHWNEDIGEWQLKCVAYTGNNMRKAQATPSTGSNKDQPQPDLSNIYLSYNTGTESSLAQPKKLRGRSGVPRPTTAHRRPPR; from the exons ATGGAAGGACCAGGG GATAATGCTGCGGAGCTGGGAGAGATTGAAAACGTTAGAGTGGTCGTTCGTGTTAGACCACTTAACGGAAAGGAGTTGGACGGTCACTGTAAGAATATAACAAAAGTTGACTCTCTGAACAGTGAAATATTGGTCGAAAATCCTCACGCTGCTCCCGGGGAACCACCAAAACTGTTTTCCTTCGACGCAGTTTTCGATACAGACTCATCACAGGTTGACATATACAACGAAACAGCCAGGCCGATCGTCGACAAGGTTCTTCAAGGCTACAATGGGACGATACTTGCTTACGGGCAAACGGGAACTGGTAAAACCTACACCATGTCTGGCGCCAAGACTTCCCCACAGCTAAGAGGCATCATTCCGAACACCTTTGCTCATATATTTGGCCACATCGCTAAGGCTGACGAAAATCAGAA ACTACATTTTTGCAGGTTCTTAGTTCGCGCCACATACTTGGAGATTTACAACGAAGAAGTTAGAGATTTGTTAGGAAAGGATCAAAATACTCGTTTAGAAGTCAAAGAGAGACCGGACATTGGTGTATTCGTTAAAGACCTAAGCGGATATGTGGTCAATAATGCCGATGACTTGGACCGCATCATGACCCTAGGAAATAAGAATC gGGTTGTCGGCGCAACCGCGATGAACGTTTCCAGTTCTAGGTCCCATGCGATATTCACCATAACTGTCGAGTCCAGTCAACTAGGCGACGATGGAGAACAACACGTTAAAATGGGAAAACTTCACCTTGTAGATTTAGCT GGCTCAGAGAGGCAAAGTAAAACCAAAGCGACAGGAGTCCGTCTGAGAGAGGCTACAAAGATTAATTTGTCTCTGTCGACACTGGGCAATGTTATATCCGCACTTGTTGACGGACAAAGTTCACACGTCCCGTACAGAAACTCTAAACTAACAAGATTGCTGCAGGATTCGCTGGGTGGAAATTCGAAAACTTTAATG TGCGCAAACATTAGCCCTGCTGACATGAACTACGATGAAACTATAAGTACTCTAAGGTACGCCAATCGAgctaaaaatattaagaaccGAGCTAGAATTAACGAGGACCCCAAGGACGCCCTACTTCGCCAGTTCCAAGTTGAAATTGAAGAGCTGCGTAAACAACTCGAAGAAAATGGTACAGGAGTTTCTGAGTCTGATCCCGAGACCGAAGATTctgatgataattttgagtCGAAGTGTGATAGAAAAACCAGACATAGACAGAGCCAAATACTTTCAATGGATCAACTTGAAGATGGTGAAGTagaattgagagaaaaaatggaCAAGGCAGAGAGGCACGACAAAAGCCCAGATGACAAAGATGTCATCGAGCTAAAGAGAACGCA AAGCGAGAAAGAAGCGTTAAgggaaaaaatgcaaaacttGCAAAACAAAATTCTAGTCGGAGGTGAgaatttattggaaaaagcCGAGGCTCAGGAACAGCTACTCGCGGCATCTGCAATTGAGCTGGACCAAAGAAAGAGCCGAGAAGAACAGCTGAAGAAAGctattgaagaaaaagaggcTGAACGCATAGACATCGAAGAGAAATACTCGTCCCTGCAAGAAGAGGCTgcaggaaaaacaaaaaaattaggcAGAGTCTACACGATGCTGATGTCTGCCAAGGCGGAATTATCGGACTTGCAACAAGAGCATCAGCGAGAGATGGAAGATCTCCTGGAAGGTGTACGAGAAATTGGACGAGAATTACAACTGCACGAACTCGTTCTCAACAACTACATACCTGTTCAATATCAG ACGATGATCGAAAGGTACGTTCATTGGAACGAAGACATTGGGGAGTGGCAATTGAAATGCGTAGCGTACACAGGAAACAATATGAGAAAAGCACAAGCCACACCTTCGACCGGAAGCAACAAAGAT CAACCACAGCCTGATCTCTCTAACATCTACCTTTCGTACAACACGGGCACGGAAAGCAGTCTTGCCCAACCAAAAAAGTTGAGAGGTCGGTCGGGTGTTCCGAGGCCGACCACTGCTCATCGACGACCCCCTCGCTAA